The DNA region CCTTCCAGTCAGATTACTTCACTATTGTTGAACATCCAAGCGCACGAGAAGAAATCGTTGACGGCGAACAATGCATCATTCTGGCCACTTCAGGTATGCTTGAAGGTGGACCAGTAATAGATTACTTTAAACGATTAGCAGCAGACAAACGCAACACTATAATTTTTGTAAGCTACCAAATTGATGGAACCCTAGGTTCAAGACTTCAAAAAGGAATGACCGAAGCCCCAATAATAAACGCCAACGGAAAAATGGAAGTAACTACAGTTGAAATGCAAGTAGAGTCCGTCAGAGGCTTTTCTGGCCACTCAGACCGAAGACAACTAATGAACTATCTTCACAGAATGAAACCAAAACCTGAACGCATAATTGTGTTGCACGGTGAAAAATCAAAAAGTTTGAGCATGGCACATCTGTTTAAACGCAGATACAACGTAGAGGCTTTGGTTCCCGAAGTTTTAGAAACAATTAAGCTGCGGTAGGAGCTTTTTCTGGGACCACAGTTTCGGGGCGCCAGATTTTTACCTCATTTGGAACGATTACAACTCGTTCTTCCCCAAGGCTGGCAATGTCTCCCTCAATGGATTTGGTGAAACAAGAAAGCTCGTTTACTGCAACTTTTACGTCTTCAATGCTTTTTCGGGCAAGGGGGGTAATTTTCAGAATTATGATGTTTCCCATTTCGAGTTCATGTTTGACAACTTCTACATCAGAGAGGTCCCGAAGTGGCATAGCTTTAAGGTAAGATTTCTTTTGATTTTTTCCAGTCTCTCGGTTTGTTGAGGGCAAACGACGTCACACCAAATATAGTAATGACTTTTCATTTTAAACATTTCCGCTCCATAGAGGGCATAATCTTCAAAAAAGTAGGATGCAAACTAACATTCTATAATTCTTAACATGCAAACAAAGTGATTAACAAAGATTTTTACCAAAAAACCATTCAAAAAACAAGTTTAGGAGGCTTTTAAACCGCCCCAAAGTTTGTCTCCCACATAATGAAGAGTTTTGATTACCTTGCCACTTTTGATTTTTTTCATCTCTTCAGAAGAAAACATGGCTAAACCTACTGCCAAGGGTTTACGGTGACGTTCATCAACAACCAAAACAAGACCATTTTCATCAAAATCACCTTGAATTGTACAAATTCCAGGAGCCATCACATCTGCTCCCTTACAAACATAAGGAACAGCTCCCATGTCCACTACTATTTTTGGAAATTGAGAAAATAGTTCTTCAAAAATCAAAGTGAAAAACAGAATACCATTTGATTTTGCCAAAAGGGGTTCCCCGTTAAAAAGAAACACAGTAAAAGCATCAATTCCGTATGATTCAACACGAATTTTCGAATCAAAAAACTCTTGGATTTCAATTCCAAATTTTTCAGAAATTTCAGCATTAAGCTTTTTTGCATCCTTTGATTTCAAGCAACAACGATGACGCTTTTGCACATAACTCACCAATATTAATGATTAGCGTATACTCACGAAGGAATAACTCTTGTGTGTTCTAAATTTGGTTCAAAGGGTACATATATTTAAAAAATCTGGTACTGGAAACTGTTTTTAATCTCTTTCATTTTTTGAGGATAAACAAACAGTACTACTTTGCGGAAGATTTGTCATTTCTTTGTGCAGACCACATACTAAATCGTCTGACCGTAATGCCTCACAAAGGCTGCAAAATTGTAACATAGCATCAAAGGGCGAAAGCTTTTCGTCGGCTATTCCTTGTGCAAGTTCATTAACTATTTTCTGGACTTTTGGGGCATCTTCGAGTTGTTTTACCAATTTTTTTCCTCGTTTTGAGTAAAGATAGTTGCTAACAGATGCTTGGGTTGTTCCAAGTTTTTTGGCTGCATTTACTTGAGAAAAATGAAAGTCTTCTATCAAGCGCCTAGCTACAAGTGAGCGAAAAGCAGGCAACACGGATCGCACAACGACTTCACAAGGGGGGCGCAATTGGAATCACAAAGTTATAACGGTGTTATTACATATAAAGGAACCGTGAAGCCACTAGATTACTGTTCGCCCACGGAAAGGTTGATGAAACGGTTGCATGCGAGTCTTTGATGTAGAATGATATTGGTTTTGGCGCAAACCCAAGGCAACATCAATGAATTCAGGCAAAAATTTGAACTTAAAGTCAGTAGTTGGTTTTCCTAGGAGCAATCCAGTGCAAGCAGGGTCCACATAAACATAGAATTTACGGTCCCGATAAACGTAAAGTGCTTGGCGCTCGTCACCAAACTTTGGTTCATCAAATACTTTGAAAGGCCAAATCTTGCAAGCAAGAGGTTTTACATGTTGAAGTCCACAACTTGGAGTGTTACCTAGTTGGGTGAGAAAACAGCAAACACCGTTGTTTCGTTTTCCTAAAAGTAACTTACCAGGTGCTCGTCCTATTGCTCCTTCACCAAAGTTTTTGAGGATAGAAATCCATTCGGCAAAATTTAGAACAACGTGGTAGTCTTTACAACACATTCCGCAGCCAACACAGGTCCACGACTTCACTTTTCGCCAAGATACAGGATTCATTTTTTGAT from Candidatus Bathyarchaeum sp. includes:
- the sepF gene encoding cell division protein SepF; protein product: MPSTNRETGKNQKKSYLKAMPLRDLSDVEVVKHELEMGNIIILKITPLARKSIEDVKVAVNELSCFTKSIEGDIASLGEERVVIVPNEVKIWRPETVVPEKAPTAA
- a CDS encoding RNA-binding protein, which produces MQKRHRCCLKSKDAKKLNAEISEKFGIEIQEFFDSKIRVESYGIDAFTVFLFNGEPLLAKSNGILFFTLIFEELFSQFPKIVVDMGAVPYVCKGADVMAPGICTIQGDFDENGLVLVVDERHRKPLAVGLAMFSSEEMKKIKSGKVIKTLHYVGDKLWGGLKAS
- a CDS encoding YkgJ family cysteine cluster protein — encoded protein: MNPVSWRKVKSWTCVGCGMCCKDYHVVLNFAEWISILKNFGEGAIGRAPGKLLLGKRNNGVCCFLTQLGNTPSCGLQHVKPLACKIWPFKVFDEPKFGDERQALYVYRDRKFYVYVDPACTGLLLGKPTTDFKFKFLPEFIDVALGLRQNQYHSTSKTRMQPFHQPFRGRTVI